CTCCATGAGCAAAGGCTCCTGTCATGataaaccctgcgatgtattggtgatGAGTATATAACGCAGCTTGAGTAGTAAAGTCTTGTGCTATGAATGCATAAGCAGGTAAAGAGTACATGTGTTGAGCTACTAAGGAAGTAATAACCCCTAAAGAGGCTAGAGCAAGACCTAATTGAAAATGAAGCGAATTATTGATTGTGTCATAAAGACCCTTATGCCCACGCCCTAATCGACCCCCTGGAGGAATATGTGTTTCTAAAAGATCTTTGATACTGTGCCCAATCCCGAAGTTAgttctatacatatgaccagcgatcaggaaaataaatgcaatagctaaatgatgatgagcaatatcggtcagccataAACTTTGCGTTTGTGGATGAAATCCACCGAGAAGGGTTAGAATGGCAGTTCCTGTTCCTTGGGAAGTACCAAATAAATGGCTACTCGAATCAGGGTTTTGGGCATAAAGATTCCACTGACCCGTAAAAAGTGGTCCCAACCCTTGAGGATAGGGTAATACATCTAAAAAATTATTCCATCTGACGTACTGTCCCCTGGATCCTGGAATAGCGACATGAACTAAATGTCCTGTCCAAGCCAAAGAACTCACTCCGAAAAGTCCTGAcaaatgatgatttagacgagATTCGGCATTTTTGAACCACGAAACGCTTGGTTTCCATTTTGGTTGTAAGTGTAACCAACCCGCTATTAAGGATAtagcagaaagaaataatagaaaaagagCTCCAGTATAAAGATCTTCATTAGTGCGTAATCCGATTGTATACCACCACTGATAAACGCCGGAATAAGCGATATTCACTGGACCGGTAGCACCTCCTCGAGTAAAGGCTTCTACAGCTGGTTGACCAAAATGAGGATCCCAAATTGCATGAGCAATAGGTCTTACATGTAAAGGGTCTTGTATCCATGACTCAAAATTTCCTTGCCAAGCTACATGAAAGAGATTTCCGGACGTCCACAGAAAGATTATTGCTAATTGCCCAAAGTGAGAAGCAAAAATGTTCTGATAAAGACGTTCCTCAGTAATATCATCATGACTCTCGAAGTCATGTGCGGTAGCAATACCAAACCAAATACGACGAGTAGTGGGGTCCTGAGCTAAGCCTTGGCTAAACCTCGGAAATCTTAATGCCATAATGCCTTTCAAATCCTCCTAGCCATTATCCTACTGCAATAATTCTTGCTAAGAAGAATGCCCATGTTGTGGCAATTCCACCCAGAAGGTAATGGGTTACTCCTACAGCACGTCCTTGTACAATGCTCAAGGCTCTAGGCTGAGTAGCAGGAGCAACTTTTAATTTGTTATGAGCCCAAACGATGGATTCAATGAGTTCTTGCCAATAACCACGGCCACTGAATAGAAACATTAAACTGAAAGCCCAGACAAAATGAGCACCTAAGAAAAAGAGACCATATGCAGATAATGAAGAACCATAAGACTGAATTACCTGAGATGCCTGTGCCCATAAGAAATCTCGAAGCCACCCATTAATAGTAATGGAACTCTGCGCAAAGTTTCCTCCTGTAATATGAGTTACTACCCCTTGATCACTTATAGTACCCCAAACATCCGACTGCATTTTCCAACTGAAATGGAAAATAACTACGGAAATCGCATTGTACATCCAGAATAGACCTAAGAAGACATGATCCCAGGCAGATACTTGACATGTCCCCCCTCTTCCAGGTCCATCACAAGGAAAACGAAAACCAAGATTTGCTTTATCAGGTATCAAACGGGAACTGCGAGCAAATAGAACACCTTTCAGTAGTATCAATA
Above is a window of Musa acuminata AAA Group cultivar baxijiao unplaced genomic scaffold, Cavendish_Baxijiao_AAA HiC_scaffold_667, whole genome shotgun sequence DNA encoding:
- the LOC135662989 gene encoding photosystem I P700 chlorophyll a apoprotein A2-like translates to MALRFPRFSQGLAQDPTTRRIWFGIATAHDFESHDDITEERLYQNIFASHFGQLAIIFLWTSGNLFHVAWQGNFESWIQDPLHVRPIAHAIWDPHFGQPAVEAFTRGGATGPRVGYTYNQNGNQAFRGSKMPNLV